One Eleginops maclovinus isolate JMC-PN-2008 ecotype Puerto Natales chromosome 22, JC_Emac_rtc_rv5, whole genome shotgun sequence DNA segment encodes these proteins:
- the eloal gene encoding elongin A, like isoform X3: MASSSDVLKKVTRYKLQLTDTAESATETGIGKTVNSFRRHKQGGELAKSLVRGWKSLVPKESTRHTEDGICESLQTKDQNNGSLTKEDLNNNSLTSYSKSSLDEALFKTSSKKADTEKQSKEQKRYKDQDEKSQETKDIVQNDVFKKYIKIKEDQIDNSVVSKRNTRDESNRKSGDTVTLPLNRNSEDTHRKPSSEKKSNKHQKESPKQAKTSFSFKSIEKHSETLKLNSIKHESFPEISRSSEGQNKKIQKPSKEMQDILKHKTEKIGHSKNKKAKMELNDQHSGCEEPSLSFESLLNYDGNVSKRKKKSGVKKASKTIKTVVKATQGPGIESNRSPVMSINITSPTKKFKESVMELIPFTIPLPDLLMESENPFTVDYCERKDEKEPDFCEVPEESAVFTGQRLNKKMQVYSGAKTVFLPAMMSLHQQCIRTLQNNINLLYETGGVPFEILEPVLERCTPQQLLHIEECNPIYIGETDHLWGKHCQRDFKTAKLQEYESWKEMYVRLSEERERKLKRLTKSIVSAHSTKPKGRQVKMAFIHTVAKPPRDVRIQQEIHGTATQPQLRCSVKAPDNRPKPSCNEPSSSTSSSSGASNTQEPRKKTRVAPMMAKSLKAFRNQLGRR, translated from the exons ATGGCAAGCAGCTCTGATGTTCTGAAGAAAGTAACGCGATACAAACTTCAGCTGACAGACACAGCAGAGTCTGCTACG GAAACTGGAATTGGCAAAACAGTTAACTCTTTCCGGAGACATAAGCAGGGGGGAGAATTGGCCAAGTCACTAGTTAGGGGTTGGAAAAGCTTGGTCCCCAAGGAATCTACAAG GCACACAGAAGATGGGATTTGCGAGAGTTTGCAGACTAAAGACCAAAATAATGGAAGTTTGACTAAGGAAGATTTAAACAATAATTCCTTAACATCTTACAGTAAGAGTTCATTGGATGAGGCCCTCTTCAAAACAAGTAGTAAAAAAGCTGATACAGAGAAACAATCTAAGGAACAGAAAAGATACAAGGACCAGGATGAAAAAAGTCAAGAAACCAAGGACATTGTTCAAAATGATGtctttaaaaagtacattaaaatcAAAGAGGATCAAATTGACAATTCTGTTGTCTCCAAAAGGAATACAAGGGATGAGAGCAACCGAAAATCAGGAGACACTGTAACTCTGCCACTAAACAGAAACTCAGAGGACACTCATCGGAAACCaagttcagaaaaaaaatcaaataagcACCAAAAAGAATCACCCAAACAAGCCAAAacatctttttcatttaaatccatTGAAAAACACTCAGAAACCTTAAAGCTAAATAGTATCAAACATGAAAGCTTTCCAGAAATATCTAGGAGCTCAGAGggccaaaacaaaaaaatacaaaaaccaAGTAAAGAGATGCAGGAcattctgaaacacaaaactgaaaaaataggtcattcaaaaaacaaaaaagccaaAATGGAGCTCAACGATCAGCACAGTGGCTGTGAAGAACCATCCTTGTCTTTTGAATCTTTGTTGAACTATGACGGGAATGTttccaagagaaaaaaaaaatctggagtGAAGAAAGCTTCAAAGACAATCAAGACTGTTGTAAAAGCAACACAAGGTCCTGGAATAGAATCTAACAGGTCACCTGTGATGTCCATAAATATTACCTCACCAACAAAG AAGTTTAAGGAGTCTGTAATGGAACTTATTCCATTCACCATTCCTTTACCTGATTTGCTGATGGAAAGTGAAAACCCATTCACAGTTGATTACTGTGAGAGGAAAG ATGAGAAGGAGCCTGATTTCTGTGAGGTCCCTGAGGAGTCTGCAGTCTTCACCGGTCAACGACTTAACAAAAAGATGCAGGTGTACTCCGGTGCCAAGACTGTCTTCCTCCCAGCCATGATGAGCCTGCACCAGCAGTGTATCCGCACACTGCAGAATAACATTAACT TGCTTTATGAAACTGGCGGAGTCCCGTTTGAGATCCTCGAGCCGGTGTTGGAGAGGTGTACACCCCAGCAGCTGCTACACATAGAAGAATGCAACCCA ATCTACATTGGAGAGACGGATCACTTATGGGGGAAACATTGTCAGAGGGACTTCAAAACCGCCAAACTTCAGGAGTATGAATCCTGGAAAGAGATGTATGTCAGGCTGtctgaggagagggagaggaaactAAAAAGACTGACAAAAAGCATTGTCTCGGCACATTCTACCAAACCCAAAG GTCGGCAGGTGAAGATGGCATTTATTCACACTGTTGCTAAGCCACCGAGAGATGTGCGAATTCAGCAGGAGATTCATGGAACTGCTACTCAGCCTCAACTCAGGTGCAG TGTCAAGGCTCCGGACAACCGACCAAAGCCGAGTTGTAATgagcccagcagcagcaccagcagcagttCAGGGGCCAGCAATACACAAGAGCCTCGCAAAAAAACAA GAGTCGCTCCAATGATGGCAAAGTCTTTAAAGGCATTTAGGAATCAGCTTGGGCGCAGATAA
- the eloal gene encoding elongin A, like isoform X1 → MASSSDVLKKVTRYKLQLTDTAESATVVKILQKLKDLDITLEILAETGIGKTVNSFRRHKQGGELAKSLVRGWKSLVPKESTRHTEDGICESLQTKDQNNGSLTKEDLNNNSLTSYSKSSLDEALFKTSSKKADTEKQSKEQKRYKDQDEKSQETKDIVQNDVFKKYIKIKEDQIDNSVVSKRNTRDESNRKSGDTVTLPLNRNSEDTHRKPSSEKKSNKHQKESPKQAKTSFSFKSIEKHSETLKLNSIKHESFPEISRSSEGQNKKIQKPSKEMQDILKHKTEKIGHSKNKKAKMELNDQHSGCEEPSLSFESLLNYDGNVSKRKKKSGVKKASKTIKTVVKATQGPGIESNRSPVMSINITSPTKKFKESVMELIPFTIPLPDLLMESENPFTVDYCERKDEKEPDFCEVPEESAVFTGQRLNKKMQVYSGAKTVFLPAMMSLHQQCIRTLQNNINLLYETGGVPFEILEPVLERCTPQQLLHIEECNPIYIGETDHLWGKHCQRDFKTAKLQEYESWKEMYVRLSEERERKLKRLTKSIVSAHSTKPKGRQVKMAFIHTVAKPPRDVRIQQEIHGTATQPQLRCSVKAPDNRPKPSCNEPSSSTSSSSGASNTQEPRKKTRVAPMMAKSLKAFRNQLGRR, encoded by the exons ATGGCAAGCAGCTCTGATGTTCTGAAGAAAGTAACGCGATACAAACTTCAGCTGACAGACACAGCAGAGTCTGCTACG gTTGTAAAGATTTTGCAGAAACTCAAAGATCTGGATATAACATTAGAAATACTTGCT GAAACTGGAATTGGCAAAACAGTTAACTCTTTCCGGAGACATAAGCAGGGGGGAGAATTGGCCAAGTCACTAGTTAGGGGTTGGAAAAGCTTGGTCCCCAAGGAATCTACAAG GCACACAGAAGATGGGATTTGCGAGAGTTTGCAGACTAAAGACCAAAATAATGGAAGTTTGACTAAGGAAGATTTAAACAATAATTCCTTAACATCTTACAGTAAGAGTTCATTGGATGAGGCCCTCTTCAAAACAAGTAGTAAAAAAGCTGATACAGAGAAACAATCTAAGGAACAGAAAAGATACAAGGACCAGGATGAAAAAAGTCAAGAAACCAAGGACATTGTTCAAAATGATGtctttaaaaagtacattaaaatcAAAGAGGATCAAATTGACAATTCTGTTGTCTCCAAAAGGAATACAAGGGATGAGAGCAACCGAAAATCAGGAGACACTGTAACTCTGCCACTAAACAGAAACTCAGAGGACACTCATCGGAAACCaagttcagaaaaaaaatcaaataagcACCAAAAAGAATCACCCAAACAAGCCAAAacatctttttcatttaaatccatTGAAAAACACTCAGAAACCTTAAAGCTAAATAGTATCAAACATGAAAGCTTTCCAGAAATATCTAGGAGCTCAGAGggccaaaacaaaaaaatacaaaaaccaAGTAAAGAGATGCAGGAcattctgaaacacaaaactgaaaaaataggtcattcaaaaaacaaaaaagccaaAATGGAGCTCAACGATCAGCACAGTGGCTGTGAAGAACCATCCTTGTCTTTTGAATCTTTGTTGAACTATGACGGGAATGTttccaagagaaaaaaaaaatctggagtGAAGAAAGCTTCAAAGACAATCAAGACTGTTGTAAAAGCAACACAAGGTCCTGGAATAGAATCTAACAGGTCACCTGTGATGTCCATAAATATTACCTCACCAACAAAG AAGTTTAAGGAGTCTGTAATGGAACTTATTCCATTCACCATTCCTTTACCTGATTTGCTGATGGAAAGTGAAAACCCATTCACAGTTGATTACTGTGAGAGGAAAG ATGAGAAGGAGCCTGATTTCTGTGAGGTCCCTGAGGAGTCTGCAGTCTTCACCGGTCAACGACTTAACAAAAAGATGCAGGTGTACTCCGGTGCCAAGACTGTCTTCCTCCCAGCCATGATGAGCCTGCACCAGCAGTGTATCCGCACACTGCAGAATAACATTAACT TGCTTTATGAAACTGGCGGAGTCCCGTTTGAGATCCTCGAGCCGGTGTTGGAGAGGTGTACACCCCAGCAGCTGCTACACATAGAAGAATGCAACCCA ATCTACATTGGAGAGACGGATCACTTATGGGGGAAACATTGTCAGAGGGACTTCAAAACCGCCAAACTTCAGGAGTATGAATCCTGGAAAGAGATGTATGTCAGGCTGtctgaggagagggagaggaaactAAAAAGACTGACAAAAAGCATTGTCTCGGCACATTCTACCAAACCCAAAG GTCGGCAGGTGAAGATGGCATTTATTCACACTGTTGCTAAGCCACCGAGAGATGTGCGAATTCAGCAGGAGATTCATGGAACTGCTACTCAGCCTCAACTCAGGTGCAG TGTCAAGGCTCCGGACAACCGACCAAAGCCGAGTTGTAATgagcccagcagcagcaccagcagcagttCAGGGGCCAGCAATACACAAGAGCCTCGCAAAAAAACAA GAGTCGCTCCAATGATGGCAAAGTCTTTAAAGGCATTTAGGAATCAGCTTGGGCGCAGATAA
- the eloal gene encoding elongin A, like isoform X2, translating into MASSSDVLKKVTRYKLQLTDTAESATVVKILQKLKDLDITLEILAETGIGKTVNSFRRHKQGGELAKSLVRGWKSLVPKESTRHTEDGICESLQTKDQNNGSLTKEDLNNNSLTSYSKSSLDEALFKTSSKKADTEKQSKEQKRYKDQDEKSQETKDIVQNDVFKKYIKIKEDQIDNSVVSKRNTRDESNRKSGDTVTLPLNRNSEDTHRKPSSEKKSNKHQKESPKQAKTSFSFKSIEKHSETLKLNSIKHESFPEISRSSEGQNKKIQKPSKEMQDILKHKTEKIGHSKNKKAKMELNDQHSGCEEPSLSFESLLNYDGNVSKRKKKSGVKKASKTIKTVVKATQGPGIESNRSPVMSINITSPTKFKESVMELIPFTIPLPDLLMESENPFTVDYCERKDEKEPDFCEVPEESAVFTGQRLNKKMQVYSGAKTVFLPAMMSLHQQCIRTLQNNINLLYETGGVPFEILEPVLERCTPQQLLHIEECNPIYIGETDHLWGKHCQRDFKTAKLQEYESWKEMYVRLSEERERKLKRLTKSIVSAHSTKPKGRQVKMAFIHTVAKPPRDVRIQQEIHGTATQPQLRCSVKAPDNRPKPSCNEPSSSTSSSSGASNTQEPRKKTRVAPMMAKSLKAFRNQLGRR; encoded by the exons ATGGCAAGCAGCTCTGATGTTCTGAAGAAAGTAACGCGATACAAACTTCAGCTGACAGACACAGCAGAGTCTGCTACG gTTGTAAAGATTTTGCAGAAACTCAAAGATCTGGATATAACATTAGAAATACTTGCT GAAACTGGAATTGGCAAAACAGTTAACTCTTTCCGGAGACATAAGCAGGGGGGAGAATTGGCCAAGTCACTAGTTAGGGGTTGGAAAAGCTTGGTCCCCAAGGAATCTACAAG GCACACAGAAGATGGGATTTGCGAGAGTTTGCAGACTAAAGACCAAAATAATGGAAGTTTGACTAAGGAAGATTTAAACAATAATTCCTTAACATCTTACAGTAAGAGTTCATTGGATGAGGCCCTCTTCAAAACAAGTAGTAAAAAAGCTGATACAGAGAAACAATCTAAGGAACAGAAAAGATACAAGGACCAGGATGAAAAAAGTCAAGAAACCAAGGACATTGTTCAAAATGATGtctttaaaaagtacattaaaatcAAAGAGGATCAAATTGACAATTCTGTTGTCTCCAAAAGGAATACAAGGGATGAGAGCAACCGAAAATCAGGAGACACTGTAACTCTGCCACTAAACAGAAACTCAGAGGACACTCATCGGAAACCaagttcagaaaaaaaatcaaataagcACCAAAAAGAATCACCCAAACAAGCCAAAacatctttttcatttaaatccatTGAAAAACACTCAGAAACCTTAAAGCTAAATAGTATCAAACATGAAAGCTTTCCAGAAATATCTAGGAGCTCAGAGggccaaaacaaaaaaatacaaaaaccaAGTAAAGAGATGCAGGAcattctgaaacacaaaactgaaaaaataggtcattcaaaaaacaaaaaagccaaAATGGAGCTCAACGATCAGCACAGTGGCTGTGAAGAACCATCCTTGTCTTTTGAATCTTTGTTGAACTATGACGGGAATGTttccaagagaaaaaaaaaatctggagtGAAGAAAGCTTCAAAGACAATCAAGACTGTTGTAAAAGCAACACAAGGTCCTGGAATAGAATCTAACAGGTCACCTGTGATGTCCATAAATATTACCTCACCAACAAAG TTTAAGGAGTCTGTAATGGAACTTATTCCATTCACCATTCCTTTACCTGATTTGCTGATGGAAAGTGAAAACCCATTCACAGTTGATTACTGTGAGAGGAAAG ATGAGAAGGAGCCTGATTTCTGTGAGGTCCCTGAGGAGTCTGCAGTCTTCACCGGTCAACGACTTAACAAAAAGATGCAGGTGTACTCCGGTGCCAAGACTGTCTTCCTCCCAGCCATGATGAGCCTGCACCAGCAGTGTATCCGCACACTGCAGAATAACATTAACT TGCTTTATGAAACTGGCGGAGTCCCGTTTGAGATCCTCGAGCCGGTGTTGGAGAGGTGTACACCCCAGCAGCTGCTACACATAGAAGAATGCAACCCA ATCTACATTGGAGAGACGGATCACTTATGGGGGAAACATTGTCAGAGGGACTTCAAAACCGCCAAACTTCAGGAGTATGAATCCTGGAAAGAGATGTATGTCAGGCTGtctgaggagagggagaggaaactAAAAAGACTGACAAAAAGCATTGTCTCGGCACATTCTACCAAACCCAAAG GTCGGCAGGTGAAGATGGCATTTATTCACACTGTTGCTAAGCCACCGAGAGATGTGCGAATTCAGCAGGAGATTCATGGAACTGCTACTCAGCCTCAACTCAGGTGCAG TGTCAAGGCTCCGGACAACCGACCAAAGCCGAGTTGTAATgagcccagcagcagcaccagcagcagttCAGGGGCCAGCAATACACAAGAGCCTCGCAAAAAAACAA GAGTCGCTCCAATGATGGCAAAGTCTTTAAAGGCATTTAGGAATCAGCTTGGGCGCAGATAA
- the klhl31 gene encoding kelch-like protein 31, with amino-acid sequence MSLSAGLTAALSLSLAPVTGGTSSFFRASTSFCRSSGLYSTAAMAPKKNKATKKNKGDINEMTIMVEDSPVNKINGLNTLLEGGNGFNCISTEVTDSVYAPNLLEGLSSMRQDSFLCDLTVSTKSKSFDVHKVVMASCSEYIRNILKKDSTLQTIDLNDLSPVGLATAITYAYSGKLTLSLYSIGSTIAAAMLLQIGTLVKMCSDFLMQELSVENCMYVGNIADAYDLKETKEAAQKFMRENFIEFSEMEQFLKLTYEQISDFLSDDSLQLPSEITAFQIAMKWLDFDEKRLKYAADLLILIRFGTISAQDLVNHVQSAPRMMQDPECHRLLVDAMNYHLLPYQQNILQSRRTKVRGGLKVMFTVGGRPALTEKSLSKEVLYRDEDNVWNKLTEMPAKSFNQCVAVLDGFLYVAGGEDQNDARNQAKHAVSNFCRYDPRFNTWIHLSNMIQKRTHFSLNIFNGLLFAIGGRNGDGVQASVECYVPSSNQWQMKAPMEVPRCCHGSSLIEGKILVSGGYINNAYSRVVCSYDPSTDSWQDKSSLSTPRGWHCAATVGDRAYVIGGSQLGGRGERVDVLAVESYNPHSGQWSYCAPLHTGVSTAGICILNSKVYILGGWNEGEKKYKKCIQVYNPDLNDWTEDDELPEATVGISCCVVTIPTRKTRESRASSVSSAPVSI; translated from the exons ATGTCTCTTTCAGCTGGGTTgactgctgctctctctctctctcttgctccaGTAACTGGAGGCACAAGTTCCTTCTTCCGAGCCTCAACTTCATTTTGCAG aagCTCTGGGCTGTATTCCACTGCTGCCATGGCACCCAAAAAGAACAAAGCGACCAAAAAGAATAAAGGAGACATTAATGAGATGACCATAATGGTCGAGGACAGCCCTGTCAACAAGATCAATGGGCTTAACACTCTGTTGGAAGGAGGAAATGGCTTCAACTGCATTTCAACCGAAGTTACTGATTCTGTGTATGCCCCAAACCTGCTGGAGGGTTTGAGCAGCATGAGGCAGGACAGCTTCCTCTGCGATCTAACGGTCTCCACCAAGTCAAAGTCATTTGATGTTCACAAGGTAGTCATGGCGTCCTGCAGCGAGTACATTCGAAACATCTTGAAGAAGGACTCAACCCTCCAGACGATCGACCTGAACGACCTCTCACCTGTCGGCCTGGCCACAGCTATTACATATGCATACTCTGGAAAGCTGACCCTGTCACTGTACAGCATTGGCAGCACCATCGCCGCCGCCATGCTGCTGCAGATTGGCACATTAGTGAAAATGTGCAGTGATTTCCTCATGCAGGAGCTCAGCGTGGAGAACTGCATGTATGTGGGCAACATTGCTGATGCCTACGACCTCAAAGAAACCAAGGAGGCAGCTCAGAAGTTCATGCGGGAGAACTTCATCGAGTTCTCTGAGATGGAGCAGTTCCTGAAGCTCACCTACGAGCAAATCAGTGATTTCCTCTCCGATGATTCCCTGCAGCTTCCCTCTGAGATCACTGCCTTCCAGATTGCTATGAAGTGGTTAGACTTTGACGAGAAAAGGTTGAAGTATGCTGCGGATCTCCTTATTCTCATCCGCTTTGGCACTATCTCTGCCCAAGACCTGGTGAATCACGTCCAGAGTGCACCCAGAATGATGCAAGACCCCGAATGCCACCGTCTCCTTGTTGATGCCATGAATTACCATCTGCTGCCATACCAACAAAACATCCTCCAGTCACGCAGAACAAAGGTGCGCGGTGGCCTCAAGGTGATGTTCACAGTTGGTGGACGCCCTGCCTTGACAGAGAAATCTCTCAGCAAAGAGGTTCTCTACAGAGATGAAGATAACGTGTGGAATAAGTTGACAGAAATGCCAGCGAAGAGCTTCAATCAATGCGTGGCAGTCTTGGATGGCTTCCTGTATGTGGCAGGTGGCGAGGACCAGAATGATGCAAGGAACCAAGCTAAACATGCTGTTAGCAACTTCTGCAG ATATGACCCCCGCTTCAACACTTGGATTCACTTGAGCAACATGATCCAGAAGCGCACACATTTCAGCCTCAACATCTTCAACGGCCTTCTGTTTGCCATTGGAGGGCGAAACGGTGATGGCGTTCAGGCCTCGGTGGAGTGCTACGTGCCCTCCTCCAACCAGTGGCAGATGAAAGCTCCAATGGAGGTTCCCCGCTGCTGTCACGGCAGCTCCCTCATTGAGGGCAAGATCCTTGTTTCCGGTGGTTACATCAACAACGCTTACTCCAGGGTTGTGTGCTCATATGACCCCTCCACCGACAGCTGGCAGGATAAGAGCAGTCTGAGCACGCCTAGAGGCTGGCACTGCGCTGCCACCGTGGGAGACCGGGCCTACGTCATTGGCGGTAGTCAGTTGGGAGGTCGTGGGGAGAGGGTGGATGTCCTCGCCGTCGAGTCTTACAACCCTCACAGCGGGCAGTGGAGCTACTGCGCACCTCTCCACACAGGAGTGAGCACGGCtggtatttgtattttgaacagCAAGGTGTATATCCTTGGAGGCTGGAACGAAGGCGAGAAGAAGTACAAGAAATGCATTCAGGTGTACAACCCTGACCTCAATGATTGGACTGAGGACGATGAATTGCCGGAAGCTACAGTCGGCATTTCATGCTGTGTCGTCACCATACCCACAAGGAAAACACGAGAGTCCAGAGCCAGTTCAGTGTCTTCTGCACCAGTCAGTATATAA